Genomic DNA from Acidimicrobiales bacterium:
CCACGCTCTGCTCGGACAGCCACAGTGGGCCGGACATCAGCGACGCGATCGCCGGCCAGGCGAGCGTCGACGTCGACCCCGCCACCGCCGACACCGGGGGCGGCAACGCGTACTCGGCCTCGCTGCTCGGCACCGTCGACGGCGAGCCCATCACCTCCGGCTACGTCAGCGTGTACCCGAAAACCGGCGAGGAAGGTTGGTGCGTGTACATGTTCTACGCCCTGTGACGCCGTGGCTAGCACCTCGCTAACACGAGGCCCGTACGGTCGCCGGCTTGTGAGCCAGGTCGGACAACAAAGCGGAGGAGGTAGGTGAGTTGGCCAAGGCGTTCGTCGTCGATACGGACAAGGCACGGCAGGTCGGCCAGCGGCTGACCTCGGCCGGCAAGACCATCGAGGGCTTCCCGCCGGGGCCGCAGCCACGCGGCCCCCTCGGTAGCGGGGTCCTCGAGCAGGCGTGGTCCCAGTTCGAGAGCAGTCTCGCCACGGCACGGAAGAACCTGGCCAAGTCGATCAACGAGTCGGCCCAAGGCTTCACGGGGCTCGCCAGCGGCGCGATCAACCTGGATCAACGAAAAGCAGAGGAAGTGGAGACGATCTGATGGCAGACATCAATGTCGACTACGACGCCGTCGTGCGGTCGGCCAACCGGTTGAAGACCGGCCGCGGGCAGCTCGACCAGAAGCTGCAGCAGCTGAAGGGCATGGTCGACAACCTCATCACAACCCAGTTCAAGACCACGGCTGCGTCGGGGAAGCTCGGCGATGCCTACACCCGGTTCACGGACGCGGCCAAGCGGTCGATCGAGGCCCTCGACGGCATGGGCGGCTACCTGGAGTCGGTCAAGCGGCAGCACGAGGAGTTGGACCAGAACCTCGCCGGCGGCTTCGGCAGCCTCGGCCCGCGGGGCTGAGCGCAGCGGTGCGACCCACCGCGACCGACCCCAACCACGACGAACGAAGAGGAGCAGGGATCTGATGGCGCAGAACATCACAGTCGGCTACGAGGGCCTGCAGCAGGCCGCCAACCAGATGAAGTCCGGCAAGCAGGAGCTCGTCACGACGCTGAAGGACCTGCAGTCCGTGATCAACAGCCTGACCAGCAGCGGCTTCAAGACGCGCGTCGCGTCGAGCCGCTTCAACACGCAATACGACAAGTGGACCAAGGGGGCGAACGACCTGATGGCGAGCCTGGACGACATCTCGCGGGCCATCCAGGACGCCCAGCAGAAGCACGAGCAGGCCGACACGGCCCTGGCCGAGGGTGCCGGCGGGCTCGGTGGCCCCGGCGGCGCCACCGCCGGCTAGCCCTCGTTCCGACGATGAGCAGCGGCAACTGGTCTGTCCTCGATCTGACTGCGGACCCGGTCCGTGGCGAGCCGGGCGAGGCCCGGACATTGGCGAACGCCTCGCAGCAGGAAGCGAAGCGCTGGGAGGAGCAGGTCCAGGCGCTGCGCACCATCGCGGACGAGGGCAACGCGCTGCAGATGGAGGGCGACTTCGCCCCCCGGTTCCGTCAGGCGCTGCAGGCGCACCCCAACGACGCGACACCGCTGGCGCGCGGGCGAGCGGACGCCAGCCAGGCGCTGCTCGCCTACGCGGGGCAGTTGGAGCAGGCGAAGCGCGAGTCGCAGATGGCGCTCAGCCAGGGTGCACAGGCCCGCCAGGCCCACAGCACGGCCAAGCGGGCCTACGAGCAGGCCGTCGCGCAGATGAACGCGATGCCCAAGGTGGTTCCGGCCCCGCAGTACCCCTACTACGTGCAGCAGTACAACATGCTCAGGGCCCAGGCGATGCGGGCCGGGCAGGCGATGCAGCAGGCGGAGATGCAGTGGAAGGCGGCCCGGCAGCGGGCCGTGCAGGCGGGTGAGCGGGCGGCGCAGCAGGAGCGCGCCGCGGCGGAGAAGGTGACGGCCGCGGCGACCAGCGCGGCCGCGCAGAGCAGCCGCGCCAACGGAGGAGGCGGCGGTGGCCAATAGCATCACCGTCGGCTACGAGGGCCTGCAGCAGGCGGCGAACCAGCTGCGGTCGGGCAAGCAGGAGCTCGTCGGGACGCTGCGGAACCTGCAGTCGGTGATCGACGGTCTCACCAGCAGCGGGTTCAAGACGCGTGTGGCGTCAGGTCGGTTCGGTCAGCACCACCAGCGGTGGGACCAGTCGACGCAGGAGTTGCTGGGGAGCCTGGACGAGATCTCGAGGGCCATCCAGGACGCCCGACAGAAGCACGAGCAGGCCGACGCGACGCTGGCCGCCGGTGTCGCCGGCATCGGCGCCGCCGGTGTCGCCGGCATCGCCACCGCCGCCCGCCGTGGTGGCAGCGGCACCACCGGCAGCGGCGCCATCGGCAGTAGCGGCACCGGCGGCAGTGGCCGTGGGCCGAGAGACCCCGGCTACTCGGTCGTCCCGGAGAACCGGGTTCGGGAGAGGCTGAGGGAGGTCGACCGGTCGTGGGGCGCCCGGCACGGCGACGGCTCCCGCTCGGCCTACGACCGGGTCACCCTGCCGAACGGCGACCGCTACACCCGGAACCAGGGCATGCAGGTGACGGTCACGAGGGACATGCTGCGCGACGGCCCCCGGACGTCCTCCCCGCCCCCGGCGCTGCGGGAGAGCCTGCCCGGTTTCGACTCGCCGTACCGGTTGCAGCTGGCGCACCTGTGGGCCGACCGGCTGGGCGGGCCCAACGTCGCCCGGAACTTCGTCGCCGGCCACGCCCACACCAACGGGGGCGGTATGGCGTACGTCGAGGGGCGGGTGGCCGACGCGATCAAGCGATCCGGCAGCGTCGAGCTCGTGGCCCTGCCCCACTTCGTCGGCGACGAGGCGATCCCCCGGTCGATCCTCTACGCCTGGAAGGCCCCCGGGGACAGCAGCTGGACCGCAGTCAACATCAAGAACCTGCCATAGAGGTGTCCCTATGTCGATGATGCTCTTGACGGTGCGCGACGGCGCGACGGACGTCGACGTGGAGGTCGACGCGGGGCCGACCAGCAGCGTCGGCTCCCTGATCGCATCGCTCCCGGTCCCGGTGAGCGGGCGCGCCTGCTACGTCGGCCAGACGCCGCTGAACCCGCGCGGGATCGTGGCCGACAGCCCGCTGATGCCCGGGGCGATCGTCAGCGTGGGTGGGCCGGGCGCGCCCACGCGCACCGTGACCGGCGACGAGGTGGGGAAGCTGCGCGTCGTGGCGGGCCCCGACACGGGCCTGACCGTGGCCCTGAGCCCGGGTCGGCACCGGATCGCCCGCGACGAGACGGCCCCGGTGTGCCTGCGTGACCTGGACGTCTCCCGGAGCGAGCACGCCTGGATCGAGGTGGCTCCGGACGGCAGTGCGGTGATCACCGACGAGGGCTCGACCAACGGGACGTTCCTCGACGGCCGCCGGATCGGCCATGCGCCGCTGCACCCGGCGAGCACGCTGCGCATCGGTAGCGACGCGCTCCAGTGGACACCGGCCGCCTCCGGGGCGTTGCCCATGGTGCGGGCCGCGGACGGTTGGCTGGACTTCGACCGCGCCTACGCCGCCGTGCCCGAGGTGCCCCACCTCGAGGTGACGATGCCGGACCGGGGGCCGGAGCCCAACAACGCGACGCAGACCACCGCGGCCGTGACCGCAGGTCTGACCGTCGTGGCCAGCGTGATCGCGGCGGTCATCTTCGGCCAGGCGATGATCCTGCTGTTCGCCGCCGTCGGTGCGATCGGCTTCGTGGTGTCGCGGATGGTCGACGGCAACCAGGGCACCAAGCGTGAGACCGACTACCGCACGGCCTGCGACCGGGTCGGGTCCCAGATCCAGGCGCACCTGCCGGCCGAGTGGAGGGTGCGGGCGCAGCTGGCACCCAGCCCGGACGAGGTCATCGCCACGATCATCGGCCAACGCCCGGACCTGTGGGCCCGGAGGATCGACAGCCCCCACGGCTTGACGTTGCGGGTCGGAGCCGCGGACGAGGCGGCGTCGGTGGAGGTGAGAGGAGAGCCGTGGCCGGGGTTCGTGCCGCCGACGCTGACCGGGGCGCCGGCGTCGCTGGACCTGCGGGCGACCGGGGTGCTCGGTGTCGTGGGCGCGGACCGCGACGTCCAGGACCTGCTGCGGTGGCTGCTGATCCAACTTGCGACGCTCCGAGGGCCGGACGACCTGCGCATCGTGGTCATGGCGGCCGACGGGCGCACCGACCTGGCGTGGACCCGGTGGTTGCCGCACGTCCGCGCGGGCGGGTCGACGGCGATGCCGAACTGGATCGGCAACGACGACCGGACGGTCGCGGCGCGCGTCGACGAGCTCCGCGCCCTCCTCGCGACCCGCCAGGAAGCGAGGTCCAAGTCGCAGGGGGTGCAGTTCGACAACGAGATCGTCGTCGTCCTGGACGGGGCCTTGGCGCTGCGGGAGATGCCCGGCATGGACGTGATCCTGCACCACGGGCCCTCCGTCGGGATCCACCTGATCTGCGCCGATCGACGCGGCATGAACGAGTGCCACGGCATGTGCGAGGTGGGGACCGGCGGCATGCGCCTCACGCGGACCCGGGGGGCCAACCCGATCCACGTCGGCCCCGACCGGCTCAACGGCGACGGCGCCGAGCGGTTGGCCCGGGCGCTGAGCCCGATGCGCGACCGGATCACGTTCGCCCAGGCCCAGAACGCGCTACCGAGCCGCGTGCGGCTGCTGGACACGCTCGGGATCGACACCCCGGCCCCGGAGGACGTGCTGACGCAGTGGGACCAGGGCGACGGACCCCAGACCCGGGTGGTCCTGGGAGCCGACGCCAACGGCCCCACCTACGTCGACCTGGCACGCCAGGGGCCCCACACGATGCTGGGCGGGGCCACCGGCGCCGGCAAGAGCATCCTCATGCAGACGCTGGTGACGTCGCTGCTGCTGTCCAACCGGCCCGACGAGCTGAACCTGGTGCTGGTCGACTTCAAGGGCGGCAGCGCGTTCCTGCCGTTCGAGCACTGCCCGCACGTCGTCAGCCTGATCCGATCGACCGGGGAGACCGCGGCCGACGTCTTCGACGACGCCGCGGCGGCGCGGGTGCTGGCGTCGGTGCGGGCCGAGGTGAGCCGCCGTGAGTCGGTCCTGGCCCGCTACAACGGCGAGATCGACGACTACTGGCGCCGGCGTCGCACCGACCCGAGCCTGCCCCCGGTGCCGCGCCTGGTCATGGTGTTCGACGAGTTCGCCCGCGTCCTGGAGTCGTCGCCGGACTTCCTCAAGGAGCTGGTCAACGTGGCGGCCAAGGGCCGGTCCCTCGGCATGCACCTCGTGCTCGGCACCCAGTCGCTGCAGGGCAAGCTCTCGGCCGAGCTGAGGAACAACATCTCGCTGCGCATCAGCCTGCGCCAGAACGAGCCCGCCGACAGCTCGGAGGTGCTGGGCGTGCCCGACGCGGCCACCATCCCCGGCTCGCTCCGGGGTCGCGGGATGATCATGTGCACGACCGACGAGAGCCGGCGGCCGCAGACGTTCCAGTGCGGCTACCTCGGAGACCCGCCCCCGGCCGGCGCCCACGCCGCACCGGTGACGGTCCGCACCGTCGACTGGACCGAGCTGGGCCGACCCCGTCCCGTCGGGGCCGTCGTGCGCGCCGACGGCCCGACCGACCAGGACCTCGCCATCGCGGCCATCGAACAGGCCGCCGACCGGATCGGCGTCCGGGCCCCGTTCCTGCCGCTCCTGCCGGCGCTGCCGGCGAGGCTCCAGCTCGACGACCTGGTGGGCCGCGCCACGGCCGCCGCGCCGGCGTCGGCCGTGCCCTTCGGCCTGGTCGACGAGCCCGACGCCCAGGCGCAGCCGGCGGACTACCTCGACCTCGCCGGTGTCGACCGCCTCATGGTCGCGGGCGGCCCGCAGTCGGGTCGCACCACCTTCGCCCGCACCCTGATCACCAGCCTGGCCACCCGGTTCAGCCCGGAGGAGGTGCACCTCTACGTCGTCGAGCAGTACCGCGCCGGTCTCTCCGACTACGAGGACCTCCCCCACTGCGGCGCGGTGTTCTCCCCGGCCGAGCCCGACCGGATCCGACGCTTCGTCGGCTGGCTGGAGCAAGAGGTCCAACGTCGCGCCACCGCCCTGCACCGCGGCGCATCGGCCGCGCCGCGCATCGTGGTCGTCGTCGACGGGTGGGAGCACTTCGAAGACCACAGCAACCCCACGTTCATCGAGGGCTCGGTGGTCCTGAGCCTGCGCGAGATCGTCGTCACCGGCGCCCCGCTCGGCGTGCACCTCGTGGCCCTCGGCGGGCACGACATGCTCAGCTACAAGCTGCCGACGTTCTACAGCCGCCGCCTGCTGCTGCCTTTCCCCAAGGAAGACACGCGCCGCGCCCACCTCACGTCGAAGATGACCAGCCCGCCGCCGTTGCCCGGCCGGGCCGTCGACGCCGGCACCGGCCGCCACATCCAGATCTGCGACGTCGCCATGACGCCCGCTGAGCTCGTGGCCCGGTGCCGCCGCGACGGCGATCCCGCCCTGCTGCCGCGGCGCTTCCCCTCGCTGCCGGAGCGGGTCGCCGTCGACGAGCTGCCGCCGCCCGACATGCCGCCCTCGCGGACCTGGATCCCGCTCGGTGTCGGTGGCCCCGGCGTCACGACGGTCGGCATCGACCTGTTCGCCGGCGCGCACGTCCTGCTGGTCTCCGGACCGTCGGGCTCGGGACGCACCACCGCCGCGGCGATGGTGGCCAACTGCCTGCGCCGCGTCGGCATCGGCGTCCTCGCGGTCGCCCCACCCAGCTCGCCGTTGCCGCGCCTGCTGCCCGACGACGCCGGCGTGCGCCTCCTCACGGGCGTCAGCATCAAGGACGTCGACCTGCGCGAGGCCGCGGCCGCCTTCGGCGACAACCCGTACGCCGTCGTCGTCGACGACGTGAGCCAGATCAACCTCATCGCAGAGCAGGAGGGTTTCATGGACGCACCCACGTTGCTCGACGAGAGCGCCCAGCTCTCCGCCCGCGGGCGCACCGCGCTCGTGCTCACCGGCGACGCCACCCCGATGCTCAACGGGCTCCCCACCCCGGGATCGCGGCTGGTCAACAGCGCGGTCGGCGGTGGCGGCGCCTTCATCCTGCTGACACCGGCCGACCGGCCCACCGCGGTGGCGCACCGCCTGAGCCTCGAAGCCGACCAGTACTTCACCGGCCCACCAGGGCGCGGTTACCTCAGCTTCGGCCAGGCGCCGATGCTCGTGCAGCTCGCGACGTCGGGTGGAGAGGAGCGACGATGAGTGGGTCGGGCGAGCAGGTGGGTCGTGTGGTGGC
This window encodes:
- a CDS encoding WXG100 family type VII secretion target; this encodes MADINVDYDAVVRSANRLKTGRGQLDQKLQQLKGMVDNLITTQFKTTAASGKLGDAYTRFTDAAKRSIEALDGMGGYLESVKRQHEELDQNLAGGFGSLGPRG
- a CDS encoding WXG100 family type VII secretion target; translated protein: MANSITVGYEGLQQAANQLRSGKQELVGTLRNLQSVIDGLTSSGFKTRVASGRFGQHHQRWDQSTQELLGSLDEISRAIQDARQKHEQADATLAAGVAGIGAAGVAGIATAARRGGSGTTGSGAIGSSGTGGSGRGPRDPGYSVVPENRVRERLREVDRSWGARHGDGSRSAYDRVTLPNGDRYTRNQGMQVTVTRDMLRDGPRTSSPPPALRESLPGFDSPYRLQLAHLWADRLGGPNVARNFVAGHAHTNGGGMAYVEGRVADAIKRSGSVELVALPHFVGDEAIPRSILYAWKAPGDSSWTAVNIKNLP
- a CDS encoding WXG100 family type VII secretion target, producing the protein MAQNITVGYEGLQQAANQMKSGKQELVTTLKDLQSVINSLTSSGFKTRVASSRFNTQYDKWTKGANDLMASLDDISRAIQDAQQKHEQADTALAEGAGGLGGPGGATAG
- a CDS encoding FtsK/SpoIIIE domain-containing protein, yielding MSMMLLTVRDGATDVDVEVDAGPTSSVGSLIASLPVPVSGRACYVGQTPLNPRGIVADSPLMPGAIVSVGGPGAPTRTVTGDEVGKLRVVAGPDTGLTVALSPGRHRIARDETAPVCLRDLDVSRSEHAWIEVAPDGSAVITDEGSTNGTFLDGRRIGHAPLHPASTLRIGSDALQWTPAASGALPMVRAADGWLDFDRAYAAVPEVPHLEVTMPDRGPEPNNATQTTAAVTAGLTVVASVIAAVIFGQAMILLFAAVGAIGFVVSRMVDGNQGTKRETDYRTACDRVGSQIQAHLPAEWRVRAQLAPSPDEVIATIIGQRPDLWARRIDSPHGLTLRVGAADEAASVEVRGEPWPGFVPPTLTGAPASLDLRATGVLGVVGADRDVQDLLRWLLIQLATLRGPDDLRIVVMAADGRTDLAWTRWLPHVRAGGSTAMPNWIGNDDRTVAARVDELRALLATRQEARSKSQGVQFDNEIVVVLDGALALREMPGMDVILHHGPSVGIHLICADRRGMNECHGMCEVGTGGMRLTRTRGANPIHVGPDRLNGDGAERLARALSPMRDRITFAQAQNALPSRVRLLDTLGIDTPAPEDVLTQWDQGDGPQTRVVLGADANGPTYVDLARQGPHTMLGGATGAGKSILMQTLVTSLLLSNRPDELNLVLVDFKGGSAFLPFEHCPHVVSLIRSTGETAADVFDDAAAARVLASVRAEVSRRESVLARYNGEIDDYWRRRRTDPSLPPVPRLVMVFDEFARVLESSPDFLKELVNVAAKGRSLGMHLVLGTQSLQGKLSAELRNNISLRISLRQNEPADSSEVLGVPDAATIPGSLRGRGMIMCTTDESRRPQTFQCGYLGDPPPAGAHAAPVTVRTVDWTELGRPRPVGAVVRADGPTDQDLAIAAIEQAADRIGVRAPFLPLLPALPARLQLDDLVGRATAAAPASAVPFGLVDEPDAQAQPADYLDLAGVDRLMVAGGPQSGRTTFARTLITSLATRFSPEEVHLYVVEQYRAGLSDYEDLPHCGAVFSPAEPDRIRRFVGWLEQEVQRRATALHRGASAAPRIVVVVDGWEHFEDHSNPTFIEGSVVLSLREIVVTGAPLGVHLVALGGHDMLSYKLPTFYSRRLLLPFPKEDTRRAHLTSKMTSPPPLPGRAVDAGTGRHIQICDVAMTPAELVARCRRDGDPALLPRRFPSLPERVAVDELPPPDMPPSRTWIPLGVGGPGVTTVGIDLFAGAHVLLVSGPSGSGRTTAAAMVANCLRRVGIGVLAVAPPSSPLPRLLPDDAGVRLLTGVSIKDVDLREAAAAFGDNPYAVVVDDVSQINLIAEQEGFMDAPTLLDESAQLSARGRTALVLTGDATPMLNGLPTPGSRLVNSAVGGGGAFILLTPADRPTAVAHRLSLEADQYFTGPPGRGYLSFGQAPMLVQLATSGGEERR